In Tachypleus tridentatus isolate NWPU-2018 chromosome 7, ASM421037v1, whole genome shotgun sequence, a genomic segment contains:
- the Echs1 gene encoding enoyl-CoA hydratase, short chain 1 codes for MASLAKLSITFCRNLASGTFSRRSVTLLNSIRLSSAGPNLQYITVEKKGEQQDIGLITLNRPKALNALCDGLMKEVSETMDDLEADDRIGAIIITGSEKLFAAGADIKEMKDQNFAHVFQSNFLSHWDRVAHARKPVIAAVSGYALGGGCELAMMCDIIYASETAKFGQPEIMLGTIPGAGGTQRLTRIVGKSKAMEMVLTGMQITAQEAEKLGLVSKVVPPNQLLSEAIKLGEKIASLSKLSVAMAKEAICHAYETTLQEGLKVEKKIFHSTFATDDRKEGMTAFVEKRAPKFTDS; via the exons ATGGCTTCCTTGGCAAAGTTAAGCATAACGTTTTGTCGAAATTTAGCTTCCGGAACATTTTCAAGAAGAAGTGTAACGTTACTGAATAGTATTCGTCTATCATCAGCAG GTCCAAACCTACAATATATAACTGTGGAGAAGAAAGGTGAACAACAAGATATTGGACTGATTACACTAAATAGGCCCAAGGCTCTCAATGCTTTGTGTGATGGTCTTATGAAAGAGGTTTCTGAAACCATGGATGATTTGGAAGCTGATGATAGAATTGGAGCTATCATTATCACTGGCAGTGAAAAGCTTTT TGCAGCTGGTGCTGATATCAAAGAGATGAAAGACCAGAATTTTGCTCATGTTTTTCAATCAAATTTCCTTTCCCACTGGGACAGAGTTGCCCATGCTCGTAAACCAGTTATTGCTGCTGTCAGTGGTTATGCT CTTGGAGGAGGATGCGAATTGGCTATGATGTGTGATATCATTTATGCCAGTGAAACAGCCAAATTTGGCCAACCTGAGATAATGCTAGGAACAATTCCAG GGGCGGGTGGCACTCAGAGGCTCACACGGATTGTTGGAAAATCTAAAGCAATGGAGATGGTGCTGACAGGGATGCAAATTACTGCCCAGGAAGCAGAAAAATTGg gACTAGTTAGCAAAGTGGTTCCTCCTAATCAACTTCTTTCTGAAGCTATTAAACTTGGAGAAAAAATAGCATCTTTATCCAAACTGAGTGTAGCTATGGCTAAAGAAGCTATTTGTCATG CATATGAAACTACACTGCAAGAGGGGCTGAAggttgaaaagaaaatatttcattctacATTTGCTACG GATGACAGGAAGGAAGGTATGACAGCTTTTGTTGAAAAGAGAGCACCAAAATTTACTGACAGTTAA